From a single Leptospira levettii genomic region:
- a CDS encoding M50 family metallopeptidase translates to MMAEKPVKFVIFLSLILSLVAFWDHQFTSYLKEFVVLIHEICHATAALFSGGVVKGITLHGNEGGETIAVPASFRGSFILVVSAGYIGSSIVGAFLLRLGFQGRHARQTMILFGLFLISVSVLYSKLGDLAYFTGIFWGVGILVLGMLGETTSILSLVFLGTSISLYSLYDLSDFAERLAETDAGILAFWMAGLGPEDLQNEEIPTVVLILGYLIATLWSLLSIGIIFMSLRTSLSHEEAHHSPDPVEQFERFPGELSPEAKLWLEKRGVDPESGIVLPPNFFLDPPSKDNQG, encoded by the coding sequence ATGATGGCAGAAAAACCTGTTAAATTTGTCATTTTTTTATCGCTCATCCTAAGTTTAGTCGCGTTTTGGGACCACCAATTCACTTCGTACTTAAAAGAGTTTGTGGTTTTGATTCACGAAATCTGCCATGCAACAGCCGCTCTTTTTAGCGGTGGTGTTGTGAAAGGAATCACTCTACACGGTAACGAAGGTGGAGAGACCATTGCTGTTCCTGCATCCTTTCGTGGTTCTTTTATCCTAGTTGTATCAGCAGGATACATTGGATCTTCCATTGTTGGAGCATTTTTATTACGATTAGGATTCCAAGGCCGACATGCTCGCCAAACAATGATTTTGTTTGGATTGTTTCTGATTTCTGTCAGTGTGTTGTATTCAAAATTAGGTGATCTAGCTTATTTTACAGGTATTTTCTGGGGAGTTGGGATTTTAGTTTTAGGGATGTTAGGTGAAACGACCTCGATCCTATCCCTCGTTTTTTTAGGTACCAGCATTTCATTGTATTCACTATATGATTTATCTGATTTTGCAGAACGACTCGCAGAAACCGATGCGGGCATCCTTGCCTTTTGGATGGCAGGCCTTGGACCTGAAGATTTACAAAATGAAGAAATTCCAACAGTGGTTTTGATTTTGGGATATTTGATCGCAACACTTTGGTCATTGCTTAGCATTGGTATCATTTTTATGTCTCTCCGAACTTCTCTTTCTCACGAGGAAGCCCACCATTCTCCAGATCCCGTGGAACAATTTGAACGATTCCCTGGGGAACTCTCACCAGAAGCGAAACTTTGGTTGGAAAAAAGAGGGGTTGATCCGGAAAGTGGGATCGTTTTGCCTCCAAATTTCTTC